A genome region from Methanococcoides burtonii DSM 6242 includes the following:
- a CDS encoding quaternary amine ABC transporter ATP-binding protein — protein MFERTGQNVGLYNVNFDIYEGEIFVIMGLSGSGKSTLLRCLNRLIEPTAGHIILDGEDVATANSEELREIRRKKMGMVFQNFALIHHRTVLDNVAYGLEIQGISKEERDVKGKEAIETVGLKGYENSKTSQLSGGMQQRVGLARALATDPDILLMDEAFSALDPLIRSEMQDELLALEEKMQKTIVFVSHDLDEALKLGDRIMIMHDGEIAQIGTAENILTKPADDYVSKFVAGVDRTKILTAETVMKRADPVVSMNSSPKVALQLMREHGISSIFVVNREKHLKGIISVDDAVRKVGKTIKDVMTSDVTTTHPDTPLNELIPIIENSSPIAVTKDDGKLLGVIVRGSVLGALAIEEV, from the coding sequence ATTTTTGAAAGGACCGGACAAAATGTTGGACTTTACAACGTTAATTTTGATATATATGAAGGCGAAATTTTTGTAATAATGGGTCTTTCCGGCTCAGGAAAATCCACTCTTTTGCGGTGCCTGAACCGCCTTATAGAACCAACTGCCGGACACATAATTCTCGATGGTGAAGATGTGGCCACAGCAAATTCTGAGGAACTGCGAGAGATACGCAGGAAAAAAATGGGCATGGTGTTTCAGAACTTTGCACTCATTCATCACAGAACTGTCCTTGATAACGTTGCATACGGTCTTGAGATACAGGGCATATCAAAAGAAGAGAGAGATGTTAAAGGAAAGGAAGCTATCGAAACAGTTGGCCTTAAAGGCTATGAAAATAGCAAAACATCCCAGCTAAGTGGAGGGATGCAGCAGAGGGTCGGACTTGCAAGGGCCCTTGCAACTGATCCTGACATCCTGCTAATGGATGAAGCCTTCAGTGCTCTTGATCCCCTTATACGAAGCGAGATGCAGGACGAATTGCTCGCACTGGAAGAGAAGATGCAGAAAACGATCGTTTTCGTATCCCATGACCTAGATGAGGCCCTAAAGCTGGGCGACAGGATCATGATCATGCATGATGGAGAGATCGCACAGATCGGCACTGCGGAAAATATCCTTACAAAACCTGCTGATGATTATGTATCTAAGTTCGTAGCAGGTGTGGACAGGACAAAGATCCTCACTGCAGAAACGGTCATGAAACGTGCTGATCCTGTGGTATCAATGAACTCCAGTCCAAAAGTAGCCCTGCAGTTGATGAGAGAACATGGCATATCATCCATATTCGTCGTGAACAGGGAAAAACATCTGAAAGGTATCATTTCAGTTGATGATGCAGTAAGAAAGGTTGGGAAGACCATAAAAGACGTCATGACAAGCGATGTCACAACTACTCACCCAGATACACCTTTGAACGAACTTATACCGATAATCGAAAACAGTTCACCTATTGCAGTTACAAAGGATGATGGAAAACTCCTTGGCGTAATTGTAAGAGGAAGTGTACTTGGTGCACTTGCGATCGAGGAGGTGTGA
- a CDS encoding ABC transporter permease translates to MAIPKLPIGEGIEKVVNWIEDDFGILLDIFSDVTDYIISGFNDTLLLFHPIVFALIIGIAAYFIGRKDLKLAIGSTVGLLLIDNMGLWVLSMETISLVITSASLALLIAIPLGIVSAKNEFAYHIIKPLLDLMQTMPSFVYLIPAVIFFGLGNVPGLVATIVFAMPPAIRLTTLGIQQVPKELTEVADAFGSTPWQKLTKVELPTALPSIMAGVNQCIMLSLSMVVIAAMIGARGLGYQVLIGIQRVDIGQGFEAGLGIVIIAIILDRFTQHLTPK, encoded by the coding sequence ATGGCTATACCAAAATTACCAATTGGAGAAGGTATAGAAAAAGTGGTCAATTGGATCGAAGATGATTTTGGAATATTGCTGGATATATTTAGCGATGTAACAGATTACATAATATCCGGCTTTAATGATACCCTGCTCTTATTTCATCCCATTGTATTTGCATTGATAATTGGTATCGCTGCATATTTCATCGGCAGGAAGGATTTAAAACTTGCTATAGGAAGTACAGTTGGCCTGCTTCTGATAGATAATATGGGACTATGGGTACTATCCATGGAGACCATTTCCCTTGTCATCACATCGGCATCCCTTGCATTGCTTATCGCAATACCATTGGGAATCGTTTCAGCAAAGAATGAATTTGCATACCACATCATCAAACCTCTGCTTGACCTGATGCAAACAATGCCATCGTTTGTTTACCTTATACCTGCAGTCATATTCTTTGGGCTTGGGAATGTTCCGGGACTTGTTGCAACGATTGTTTTTGCAATGCCTCCTGCGATCAGACTTACCACCCTGGGAATTCAGCAGGTGCCTAAGGAACTTACTGAGGTCGCAGACGCATTTGGATCAACACCCTGGCAAAAACTAACCAAGGTGGAACTGCCAACTGCTCTGCCAAGTATAATGGCCGGTGTAAACCAGTGCATCATGCTTTCCCTTTCAATGGTGGTAATAGCTGCCATGATCGGTGCAAGAGGTCTGGGATATCAGGTACTCATCGGAATTCAGAGGGTAGATATAGGCCAGGGATTTGAAGCAGGACTTGGAATTGTGATCATAGCGATCATACTTGACAGGTTCACGCAGCATCTTACACCAAAATGA
- a CDS encoding glycine betaine ABC transporter substrate-binding protein produces MNGKIKSLLMVLLIAISLVGAGCVQQEDGTDTESKEVTVGYVLWDGEIASTNVIEQVLEKKGYDVEIIAVDAGALYLGVAQGDFDFTTSAWLPVTQENYWNQYGDQLVSVRNNLENCPLGLVVPAYVEIDSIAELNDNKEMFNGEIIGIDPGAGIMQNTENAIEAYGLDYKLISSSTAGMTAQLRKAIDDEEPVVVTLWSPHWSFGRWDLKYLDDPEGVFGQADNVETLARTGLEEDMPEVYDVLTRFHWTHEDIQSVMSDMESGMAPEDAAAKWIENNSEKVNEWLGEE; encoded by the coding sequence ATGAATGGAAAAATAAAATCGTTATTAATGGTATTGCTAATTGCAATAAGCCTTGTTGGTGCAGGATGTGTCCAGCAGGAAGATGGAACTGATACAGAATCAAAGGAAGTAACTGTAGGATATGTTCTCTGGGACGGCGAAATAGCAAGCACGAATGTGATCGAGCAGGTTCTTGAGAAAAAGGGCTATGATGTTGAGATCATTGCAGTGGATGCAGGGGCCCTTTATCTGGGAGTCGCACAGGGAGATTTCGATTTCACAACATCTGCATGGTTACCCGTGACACAGGAGAACTACTGGAATCAGTATGGAGACCAGTTGGTCAGTGTCAGAAACAACCTTGAGAACTGTCCTCTGGGACTTGTTGTACCAGCATATGTGGAGATAGACTCCATCGCAGAGCTCAACGACAACAAAGAAATGTTTAATGGAGAGATCATTGGTATAGACCCTGGAGCAGGTATCATGCAGAACACCGAAAATGCGATCGAGGCCTATGGTCTGGATTACAAGCTGATATCAAGCAGTACCGCGGGTATGACCGCACAGCTTCGCAAAGCTATCGATGATGAAGAACCCGTTGTTGTTACACTCTGGTCTCCACATTGGTCATTTGGTCGCTGGGATTTGAAGTACCTTGATGATCCAGAGGGAGTATTTGGTCAGGCAGATAATGTAGAGACCCTTGCTCGTACAGGTCTTGAAGAAGATATGCCAGAGGTATATGATGTACTTACAAGATTCCACTGGACCCATGAAGACATACAGTCAGTGATGAGTGATATGGAGAGTGGAATGGCTCCTGAGGATGCAGCAGCAAAATGGATTGAGAACAATTCTGAAAAAGTAAATGAATGGTTGGGAGAAGAATAA
- a CDS encoding metallophosphoesterase family protein, with translation MNILHISDLHFGPRHWDGDDKILLEMINSFDADIVINTGDNTTDGLEDECAEAGRFLKAIKCKNVISTWGNHDKRNMRSHEFFRKYIDNSEIISISETIKTRKKNIFLNREITKVNENFTDINFIKPISINGKTVLIISIDTNELYNDNGYVEKEILNAVSKEIEQIEYDLPLLITHYSILGTDECPLTNSADLIDFVQKHKIQYVFCGHTHELEIMRTNDQYHGFSFTHFMCGSLSSSNHPKDDNMFLYYENVGSDDMHLHLIRIFLEMDKVHFKQEKVF, from the coding sequence ATGAATATTTTGCACATTTCGGACCTGCATTTCGGTCCCCGACATTGGGATGGAGACGATAAGATCCTGCTGGAGATGATAAATTCATTTGATGCCGATATCGTCATCAATACCGGGGACAATACAACAGATGGCCTAGAAGATGAGTGCGCTGAAGCGGGTCGTTTTTTAAAGGCCATTAAGTGTAAAAATGTTATCTCCACCTGGGGTAATCATGACAAACGAAATATGCGATCTCATGAATTCTTCCGGAAATATATTGATAATTCCGAGATTATCTCTATTTCTGAAACGATAAAAACACGCAAGAAAAACATTTTTTTAAACCGGGAAATTACCAAGGTTAATGAGAATTTCACCGATATAAATTTCATCAAGCCCATTTCGATAAATGGAAAAACTGTATTAATTATCAGTATCGACACCAATGAACTATACAATGATAATGGATATGTTGAAAAAGAGATCCTGAATGCTGTTTCAAAAGAAATTGAACAGATAGAATATGATCTGCCTTTGTTGATCACCCATTATTCGATTTTGGGTACTGACGAGTGTCCTCTGACAAATTCCGCAGACCTGATTGATTTTGTACAAAAACATAAAATTCAATATGTTTTTTGTGGACATACCCACGAACTGGAAATTATGCGAACTAATGATCAATATCATGGATTTTCCTTTACCCACTTTATGTGTGGCAGTTTGTCCTCTAGCAATCATCCCAAAGATGATAATATGTTCTTGTATTATGAAAATGTGGGTAGCGATGATATGCATCTGCATCTGATACGAATTTTTTTGGAGATGGATAAGGTACATTTCAAACAGGAAAAGGTCTTTTAA